Proteins encoded in a region of the Alosa sapidissima isolate fAloSap1 chromosome 19, fAloSap1.pri, whole genome shotgun sequence genome:
- the fcf1 gene encoding rRNA-processing protein FCF1 homolog, with protein MGKQKKTKKFATMKRMISLKDARLKDKDKSKKEVRKKEDPSEMKEKEVPKYPSCLFFQYNTQLGPPYHILVDTNFINFSIKAKLDVVQSMMDCLYAKCIPCITDCVLAELEKLGMKYRVALRIAKDPRFERLPCAHKGTYADDCLVQRVTQHKCYIVATVDKDLKRRIRKIPGVPIMYISNHKYNIERMPDDYGAPRY; from the exons ATG GGTAAACAGAAGAAGACAAAGAAGTTTGCCACAATGAAGAGAATGATCAGTCTCAAGGATGCACGATT AAAAGATAAGGATAAATCAAAAAaagaagtgagaaagaaagaagacccatctgaaatgaaagaaaaggaGGT GCCAAAGTATCCATCCTGCCTGTTCTTCCAGTACAACACACAACTAGGTCCCCCTTATCACATTCTTGTGGACACCAACTTTATTAACTTTTCCATCAAGGCCAAATTGGATGTAGTGCAATCTATGATGGATTGCCTATACGCAAAGT gTATCCCTTGCATCACAGATTGTGTTTTAGCGGAGTTGGAAAAGCTGGGAATGAAGTATAGAGTGGCATTAAG AATAGCCAAGGACCCACGCTTTGAGCGTTTACCGTGCGCACACAAAGGAACATATGCCGATGACTGCCTAGTCCAAAGGGTGACACAG CATAAGTGTTACATTGTGGCAACAGTGGACAAAGACCTGAAAAGAAGGATCCGTAAGATACCTGGTGTTCCAATCATGTACATCTCCAATCACAA GTACAACATAGAGCGCATGCCCGATGATTATGGAGCACCAAGGTACTAA